A part of Micromonospora chersina genomic DNA contains:
- a CDS encoding MerR family transcriptional regulator: protein MDGATRYSIGDLARRTGLPVKTIRFWSDRGLVPPTDRGPTGHRRYDADALARLELVRTLRELGVDLPSVRRLVEREVTLPEVAAAHADALATQIRVLRLRRAVLTVIARRGSDAARAELLHRLAGLAEAERRRLVDEFLDGAFAGVTDPGFAGIRRSLTPELPDDPADEQVEAWVELAELALDPDFRAGLRRLAEQHEADRAGAPGVRRDAVAVVRAEVAPALAAGVDPASPRADPVVAAATSRYARLCGHPDDADLRRRLLDRLEAADDPRRERYLRLLSVVNGWPPPESLTPVLDWSIRALRARQPLT, encoded by the coding sequence ATGGACGGTGCGACGCGCTACTCGATCGGCGACCTGGCCCGGCGGACCGGGCTGCCGGTGAAGACCATCCGCTTCTGGTCCGACCGCGGGCTCGTGCCGCCGACCGACCGCGGCCCGACCGGGCACCGCCGCTACGACGCCGACGCCCTGGCCCGCCTGGAGCTGGTGCGGACGCTGCGCGAGCTGGGCGTCGACCTGCCCTCGGTGCGCCGGCTGGTGGAGCGGGAGGTCACCCTGCCCGAGGTCGCCGCGGCGCACGCCGACGCCCTGGCCACCCAGATCCGGGTGCTGCGGCTGCGCCGCGCCGTGCTGACCGTGATCGCTCGGCGCGGGTCCGACGCCGCCCGGGCCGAACTCCTGCACCGGCTGGCCGGACTCGCCGAGGCGGAGCGGCGGCGGCTGGTCGACGAGTTCCTCGACGGCGCCTTCGCCGGCGTGACCGATCCGGGGTTCGCGGGGATCCGCCGGTCGCTCACCCCCGAGCTGCCCGACGACCCCGCCGACGAGCAGGTCGAGGCGTGGGTGGAGCTGGCCGAGCTGGCCCTGGACCCGGACTTCCGGGCCGGCCTGCGCCGGCTGGCGGAGCAGCATGAGGCGGACCGGGCCGGCGCGCCCGGAGTCCGGCGGGACGCCGTCGCGGTGGTGCGGGCGGAGGTCGCCCCGGCGCTCGCCGCCGGCGTCGACCCGGCCTCACCCCGCGCCGACCCGGTCGTCGCCGCGGCCACGAGCCGGTACGCGCGGCTCTGCGGGCACCCCGACGACGCCGACCTGCGCCGCCGCCTGTTGGACCGGCTGGAGGCCGCCGACGACCCGCGGCGGGAGCGGTACCTGCGCCTGCTCTCCGTGGTCAACGGCTGGCCGCCGCCGGAGAGCCTGACCCCGGTGCTCGACTGGTCGATCCGGGCGCTGCGGGCCCGGCAGCCCCTAACCTGA
- a CDS encoding phytanoyl-CoA dioxygenase family protein yields MTTDVRAEETPVEALGDLYRDGITACRGAFGVDWVARVDEDIHAAFREARSRPDGAVGRGPERWYVEIHPEQLRGFVDLVTHPWVVSVCRAVLGPEYELVELGFDIPFPGARTQPWHRDFPMPEETRLRRRLTSLAFNLTTVDTVEEMGPFEIAPGTQWDDGRDFDHEMFPPKDRYPRYEARAVRKYPKRGDISARSALTIHRGTPNVSDLARPVLVLGVDAPGAGNAAHHDMAVTRDYWAGLPDLVRAHLRCPVVDTLVPIRQKHTIEGLVMGAE; encoded by the coding sequence ATGACAACGGACGTGCGTGCGGAAGAGACCCCCGTCGAGGCCCTCGGCGACCTCTACCGCGACGGCATCACCGCCTGCCGTGGCGCCTTCGGGGTCGACTGGGTCGCACGGGTGGACGAGGACATCCACGCCGCGTTCCGGGAGGCCCGGTCGCGGCCCGACGGCGCCGTCGGCCGCGGCCCGGAGCGGTGGTACGTCGAGATCCACCCCGAGCAGCTGCGCGGCTTCGTCGACCTGGTCACCCACCCCTGGGTGGTGTCGGTGTGCCGCGCGGTGCTCGGCCCCGAGTACGAGCTCGTCGAGCTGGGTTTCGACATCCCGTTCCCCGGCGCGAGGACCCAGCCGTGGCACCGGGACTTCCCGATGCCCGAGGAGACCCGCCTGCGCCGCCGGCTCACCTCGCTGGCGTTCAACCTGACCACCGTCGACACGGTGGAGGAGATGGGGCCGTTCGAGATCGCCCCGGGCACCCAGTGGGACGACGGCCGCGACTTCGACCACGAGATGTTCCCGCCGAAGGACCGGTACCCCCGCTACGAGGCCCGCGCGGTGCGCAAGTACCCGAAGCGCGGCGACATCTCGGCGCGCTCCGCGCTGACCATCCACCGGGGCACCCCGAACGTCAGCGACCTGGCCCGGCCCGTGCTGGTGCTCGGCGTCGACGCACCCGGCGCGGGCAACGCCGCCCACCACGACATGGCGGTGACCCGGGACTACTGGGCCGGCCTGCCGGACCTGGTCCGGGCGCACCTGCGCTGCCCGGTGGTCGACACCCTCGTGCCGATCCGCCAGAAGCACACCATCGAGGGCCTGGTGATGGGCGCGGAGTGA
- a CDS encoding FecCD family ABC transporter permease: MAPGDVVRALSGAGTPYDLVVLELRLPRAVLAALAGAAFGVAGTLIQSVARNPLASPDVIGVTQGAGLAATVALTGGAAAVLVAPAALVGGLVAALLVFALGARHGLAAQRFVLAGVAVAFALRALTEVVMLAADPIDGLRAQLWLIGTLAGKGWTEAAWIAGTLAVLLPVLLWAGWALRSTALDDDTARGIGLRPVARRIGLAATGVLAAATVTAQVGAVDFVALVAPQVARRLVRAERPPLLCSALLGALLLVLADLAGRRLFAPTQLPAGVLTAAIGGPYLIFLLLRTRGRRS; the protein is encoded by the coding sequence GTGGCTCCCGGGGACGTGGTGCGGGCGCTCTCCGGTGCCGGCACCCCGTACGACCTGGTGGTGCTGGAGCTGCGGCTGCCCCGCGCGGTGCTGGCGGCGCTGGCCGGGGCGGCCTTCGGGGTGGCCGGCACCCTGATCCAGAGCGTGGCCCGCAACCCTCTCGCCAGCCCCGACGTCATCGGCGTCACCCAGGGCGCCGGCCTGGCCGCCACGGTGGCCCTGACCGGCGGCGCCGCGGCGGTCCTGGTGGCGCCGGCCGCGCTGGTCGGCGGCCTGGTGGCGGCGCTCCTGGTGTTCGCCCTCGGGGCGCGGCACGGCCTGGCCGCGCAGCGCTTCGTGCTGGCCGGCGTGGCGGTGGCGTTCGCGCTCCGGGCGCTGACCGAGGTGGTCATGCTCGCCGCCGACCCGATCGACGGGCTGCGCGCCCAGCTCTGGCTGATCGGCACCCTGGCCGGGAAGGGCTGGACCGAGGCGGCCTGGATCGCCGGCACCCTCGCCGTGCTGCTGCCGGTGCTGCTCTGGGCCGGCTGGGCGCTGCGCAGCACCGCCCTGGACGACGACACCGCCCGGGGGATCGGGCTGCGCCCGGTGGCCCGGCGGATCGGCCTGGCCGCCACCGGCGTGCTGGCCGCCGCCACGGTCACCGCCCAGGTCGGCGCCGTGGACTTCGTGGCGCTTGTCGCCCCGCAGGTGGCCCGGCGGCTGGTCCGCGCCGAGCGGCCACCGCTGCTCTGCTCGGCCCTGCTCGGGGCGCTGCTGCTGGTGCTCGCCGACCTGGCCGGCCGCCGGCTGTTCGCGCCCACCCAGCTCCCCGCCGGCGTGCTCACCGCGGCGATCGGCGGCCCCTACCTGATCTTCCTGCTGCTGCGGACCCGAGGGAGGCGGTCGTGA
- a CDS encoding YciI family protein, producing the protein MRFDQHTVVLLVRPDDAPDLPQDALDRLQDAHLAHQAGLVEQGAVLAAGPFLGGDDERIRGIAVLSVDPQMARELYANDPAVRAGRLQAQVLSWMVPEGNVRFEQVAVPRSMLEAATGD; encoded by the coding sequence ATGCGATTCGACCAGCACACGGTGGTGCTCCTGGTCCGCCCGGACGACGCGCCCGACCTGCCGCAGGACGCCCTCGACCGGCTCCAGGACGCGCACCTGGCGCATCAGGCCGGGCTGGTGGAGCAGGGCGCCGTCCTCGCGGCCGGCCCGTTCCTCGGCGGCGACGACGAGCGGATCCGCGGCATCGCCGTGCTCTCGGTGGACCCGCAGATGGCCCGCGAGCTCTACGCCAACGACCCCGCCGTCCGCGCCGGGCGGCTCCAGGCACAGGTGCTGAGCTGGATGGTGCCGGAGGGCAACGTGCGCTTCGAGCAGGTGGCGGTGCCCCGCTCGATGCTGGAGGCCGCGACCGGCGACTGA
- a CDS encoding penicillin acylase family protein produces the protein MFTNGRAGIRRDAWGVPQLWGDTVEELARLQGRAAALDRAWQIEVERWRAEGRLAARLGPAELGWDRFARRARLADTAARCFRRLSPATRRWVSAYVDGVNAGLAEGAAGAPEFAATGCVPGRWRPWSPLGVFLVQHILFGTFPNKLWRAHVEATLGPAATGLFAVEGPGGSGSNAWVVPGDPAAGRGPVLAGDPHRVLELPGIYQQVRLACPEFDVLGFAFPGVPGLPHFGHAGEVAWAVTNAMADYQDVYREHLRRAGGRVLVRDADGWLPARRHVERIRVRGAATEPVEVIETPRGPVIDHDRHTGEALSLRIPARVEADLGFDALLPLLRARTVDDVAEALRGWVEPVNSVLVADRHGGVRRLVAGLVPLRDDRCRWVPVPGWEARYRWSGRYAETKPVEVAGVAVCANDRRDDVADLGVDFAPPHRAARIRDLLAAGVPSDAVHVDTRLAAGPLRALLDRLDPAALAPEARALRRRLRAWDGRMAADSTDAGAWAAWRNALVRRLHDHPRLRPLRTPARYDALFAPWTDPLARLGHALDGLVGGADRLGVDVAAVAAAALAEVAAAGPAPAWGARHRLHPVHLGVAPDVDTAVAAMRDRVALGGDTDCVLATSSVPGVSDACWRGPVARYVWDLTDRSRSRWVVPFGASGRPGDPHFDDQLPRWAAGELIPVPDTDLTREGDPS, from the coding sequence ATGTTCACGAACGGGCGGGCCGGCATCCGTCGCGACGCCTGGGGCGTACCGCAGCTGTGGGGCGACACCGTCGAGGAGCTGGCCCGGCTCCAGGGCCGCGCCGCCGCGCTGGACCGGGCCTGGCAGATCGAGGTCGAACGGTGGCGCGCCGAGGGCCGGCTCGCGGCACGCCTCGGACCCGCCGAGCTGGGCTGGGACCGGTTCGCCCGGCGGGCCCGCCTCGCCGACACCGCGGCCCGCTGCTTCCGGCGCCTCTCCCCCGCCACCCGCCGCTGGGTCAGCGCGTACGTGGACGGGGTGAACGCCGGGCTCGCCGAGGGCGCGGCCGGCGCGCCCGAGTTCGCGGCGACCGGCTGCGTCCCCGGCCGGTGGCGGCCCTGGTCCCCGCTCGGCGTCTTCCTCGTGCAGCACATCCTCTTCGGCACCTTCCCCAACAAGCTCTGGCGGGCGCACGTCGAGGCCACCCTCGGCCCGGCGGCGACCGGGCTGTTCGCGGTGGAGGGACCGGGCGGGTCGGGCAGCAACGCCTGGGTGGTGCCCGGTGACCCGGCGGCCGGCCGGGGGCCGGTGCTGGCCGGCGACCCGCACCGCGTGCTGGAGCTGCCCGGCATCTACCAGCAGGTCCGACTGGCCTGCCCCGAGTTCGACGTGCTCGGGTTCGCGTTCCCCGGGGTGCCGGGGCTGCCGCACTTCGGCCACGCGGGCGAGGTGGCCTGGGCGGTCACCAACGCGATGGCCGACTACCAGGACGTCTACCGCGAGCACCTGCGCCGCGCGGGCGGGCGGGTGCTGGTCCGGGACGCCGACGGCTGGCTGCCGGCCCGCCGCCACGTCGAGCGGATCCGGGTCCGGGGCGCCGCCACCGAGCCGGTCGAGGTGATCGAGACCCCGCGCGGCCCGGTGATCGACCACGACCGGCACACCGGCGAGGCGCTCAGCCTGCGGATCCCGGCCCGGGTCGAGGCGGACCTCGGCTTCGACGCGCTGCTGCCGCTGCTGCGGGCGCGGACCGTGGACGACGTGGCCGAGGCGTTGCGCGGCTGGGTCGAGCCGGTCAACAGCGTGCTGGTGGCCGACCGGCACGGCGGGGTGCGCCGGCTCGTCGCCGGGCTGGTGCCGCTGCGCGACGACCGCTGCCGGTGGGTGCCGGTGCCCGGCTGGGAGGCGCGTTACCGCTGGTCCGGCCGGTACGCCGAGACCAAGCCGGTCGAGGTGGCCGGAGTGGCGGTCTGCGCCAACGACCGCCGCGACGACGTGGCCGACCTCGGGGTCGACTTCGCGCCCCCGCACCGCGCCGCGCGGATCCGGGACCTGCTCGCCGCGGGCGTCCCGTCCGACGCCGTGCACGTCGACACGCGGCTGGCGGCTGGCCCGCTGCGGGCGCTGCTCGACCGGCTGGACCCGGCGGCGCTCGCCCCGGAGGCCCGCGCGCTGCGGCGGCGGCTGCGCGCCTGGGACGGCCGGATGGCCGCCGACAGCACCGACGCCGGCGCCTGGGCGGCCTGGCGGAACGCCCTGGTCCGCCGGCTGCACGACCACCCGCGGCTGCGCCCGCTGCGCACGCCGGCCCGGTACGACGCGCTGTTCGCGCCATGGACCGACCCCCTCGCCCGGCTCGGGCACGCCCTCGACGGGCTGGTCGGCGGGGCGGACCGGCTCGGGGTGGACGTGGCCGCGGTCGCCGCGGCGGCGCTCGCCGAGGTGGCGGCGGCCGGCCCGGCCCCGGCGTGGGGCGCCCGGCACCGGCTGCACCCCGTGCACCTCGGCGTGGCGCCCGACGTCGACACCGCGGTGGCGGCGATGCGCGACCGGGTGGCCCTCGGCGGCGACACCGACTGCGTGCTCGCCACCTCCAGCGTCCCGGGGGTCTCCGACGCCTGCTGGCGGGGCCCGGTGGCCCGCTACGTCTGGGACCTCACCGACCGCTCGCGCAGCCGCTGGGTGGTGCCGTTCGGCGCCTCCGGCCGGCCGGGCGACCCGCACTTCGACGACCAACTGCCGCGCTGGGCGGCCGGCGAGCTGATCCCGGTGCCCGACACCGACCTCACCCGAGAAGGAGACCCGTCATGA
- a CDS encoding FecCD family ABC transporter permease, producing MTTVAVRPARADAPTRRGVPRRLAVTLAAALLLLVALLASLALGSRHLPVDQVWHALVAPDGGEATTVVRELRLPRTALGLVVGLALALAGVLFQAVTRNPLAEPRILGVSAGASFGVVLAIAVFGVSTLTGYVWFGIAGALLAGLLVFAVANRTRDGASPVTLALVGAALDAGLGAVVYALLSIDARTFEEYRFWVVGGLTGRDVGVAGQVLPFVLAGTVLAALAARGLDALALGDDVARGLGHRIALVRLAAGVGGVLLTGAAVAAAGPIAFVGLAVPHLARALVGADHRWTLLVAALLGPALVLGADVLGRLVAPPGEVPAGIITALLGAPLLAFLVRRAKVVTA from the coding sequence GTGACCACCGTCGCCGTCCGGCCCGCCCGGGCCGACGCCCCCACCCGCCGCGGCGTGCCCCGCCGCCTCGCGGTCACCCTGGCGGCGGCGCTCCTGCTCCTCGTCGCGCTGCTGGCCAGCCTGGCGCTCGGCAGCCGCCACCTCCCCGTCGACCAGGTGTGGCACGCCCTGGTCGCCCCGGACGGCGGTGAGGCCACCACAGTGGTCCGCGAGCTGCGGCTGCCGCGTACCGCCCTGGGACTTGTCGTCGGGCTCGCCCTGGCGCTGGCCGGGGTGCTCTTCCAGGCCGTCACCCGCAACCCGCTCGCCGAGCCGCGCATCCTGGGCGTCAGCGCCGGCGCGTCCTTCGGCGTGGTGCTGGCGATCGCCGTCTTCGGCGTGAGCACGCTCACCGGGTACGTCTGGTTCGGCATCGCCGGCGCGCTGCTCGCCGGTCTACTGGTCTTCGCCGTGGCCAACCGCACCCGCGACGGGGCCAGCCCGGTCACCCTCGCGCTTGTCGGCGCGGCCCTCGACGCGGGTCTCGGCGCCGTCGTGTACGCGCTGCTCAGCATCGACGCCCGCACCTTCGAGGAGTACCGGTTCTGGGTGGTCGGCGGCCTCACCGGCCGGGACGTCGGCGTCGCCGGACAGGTGCTCCCGTTCGTCCTCGCCGGCACCGTCCTCGCGGCGCTGGCCGCCCGCGGCCTGGACGCGCTCGCCCTCGGCGACGACGTCGCCCGCGGCCTCGGCCACCGGATCGCCCTGGTCCGCCTCGCGGCCGGCGTGGGCGGGGTGCTGCTCACCGGCGCCGCGGTGGCCGCCGCCGGGCCGATCGCCTTCGTCGGGCTGGCCGTGCCGCACCTCGCCCGGGCCCTGGTCGGCGCCGACCACCGGTGGACCCTGCTGGTCGCCGCGCTGCTCGGCCCCGCCCTGGTGCTCGGCGCCGACGTGCTGGGCCGCCTGGTCGCCCCACCCGGCGAGGTCCCGGCCGGCATCATCACGGCCCTGCTGGGCGCCCCCCTGCTGGCCTTCCTGGTCCGCCGCGCCAAGGTCGTGACGGCATGA
- a CDS encoding SIP domain-containing protein has product MTGTGGCWWTAAVCWTPAACTPPCGSGDAHYWVAVEAASTRDITRHLRRTLGVGRHQVTSLGYWSVR; this is encoded by the coding sequence GTGACCGGTACCGGCGGCTGCTGGTGGACGGCGGCGGTCTGCTGGACGCCTGCGGCGTGCACCCCACCATGTGGATCCGGCGACGCGCACTACTGGGTGGCTGTCGAGGCGGCGAGCACCCGGGACATCACCCGGCACCTGCGCCGCACCCTCGGCGTCGGGCGGCACCAGGTGACCTCGCTCGGCTACTGGAGTGTCCGGTGA
- a CDS encoding ABC transporter substrate-binding protein gives MRRLAAALTAALALGVGLTACGESDPVSGTAAGETREITHAMGTTKVPAEPKRVVVLDTDKIDTALSLGVTPVGAATAGEAKSWPTYFGADKLAGIKEVGVLTEPDLEAINALKPDLILGSKFRQEKFYDELSAIAPTVFTEKVGITWKENFLLDGKALGKEQQAKDLLAAYEKRAKDFGAKLGDASSRKVSIVRFIPGNIRVYGPDSFSGIVVGDTGLGRPERQLLEGKEDKRFDLVSPERVNEVDGDVVFVTAYGEKAAAEQAKVTAGSLWQGLSAVKAGKAHVVSDEVWMTGIGVGAANKIVDDLEKYLAA, from the coding sequence ATGCGTCGTCTCGCCGCCGCTCTCACCGCGGCCCTCGCCCTCGGCGTGGGCCTCACCGCCTGCGGGGAGAGCGATCCCGTCTCCGGCACCGCCGCCGGGGAGACCCGGGAGATCACCCACGCCATGGGCACCACCAAGGTGCCGGCCGAGCCGAAGCGCGTGGTGGTGCTCGACACAGACAAGATCGACACCGCGCTCTCGCTGGGCGTCACCCCGGTCGGCGCGGCCACCGCCGGCGAGGCGAAGAGCTGGCCCACCTACTTCGGCGCCGACAAGCTCGCCGGCATCAAGGAGGTCGGGGTGCTCACCGAGCCCGACCTGGAGGCGATCAACGCGCTCAAGCCGGACCTCATCCTCGGCAGCAAGTTCCGCCAGGAGAAGTTCTACGACGAGCTGTCCGCCATCGCCCCGACCGTCTTCACCGAGAAGGTGGGCATCACCTGGAAGGAGAACTTCCTCCTCGACGGCAAGGCCCTCGGTAAGGAGCAGCAGGCCAAGGACCTGCTGGCCGCGTACGAGAAGCGGGCGAAGGACTTCGGCGCGAAGCTGGGCGACGCCTCGTCGCGGAAGGTCTCCATCGTGCGCTTCATCCCGGGCAACATCCGGGTCTACGGTCCGGACTCGTTCTCCGGCATCGTGGTCGGTGACACCGGCCTGGGCCGCCCCGAGCGGCAGCTGCTGGAGGGCAAGGAGGACAAGCGCTTCGACCTGGTCAGCCCCGAGCGGGTCAACGAGGTCGACGGCGACGTGGTCTTCGTGACCGCGTACGGCGAGAAGGCCGCCGCCGAGCAGGCGAAGGTCACCGCCGGCAGCCTCTGGCAGGGCCTGTCCGCGGTCAAGGCGGGCAAGGCGCACGTGGTCTCCGACGAGGTCTGGATGACCGGCATCGGCGTCGGCGCCGCCAACAAGATCGTCGACGACCTGGAGAAGTACCTGGCCGCCTGA
- a CDS encoding GNAT family N-acetyltransferase produces the protein MTYQEKLPGLGELRLVPVDPAADAVLLHGWVTQPWARFWGMGDHTEADVREVYEFLDGLATHHAYLIILDGTPVGLFQSYRPEADPVGERYPVRPGDVGMHLLLTADRPAPGLASAVVPALVRFLFTDPTRQRIVVEPDVRNDRALRRLEREGFTLDAEIDMPDKRARLAFLTRDRFEADHPVPA, from the coding sequence ATGACGTACCAGGAGAAGTTGCCCGGACTCGGCGAGCTGCGGCTCGTCCCGGTCGACCCGGCGGCGGACGCGGTGCTGCTCCACGGCTGGGTGACCCAGCCGTGGGCCCGGTTCTGGGGCATGGGCGACCACACCGAGGCCGACGTGCGCGAGGTCTACGAGTTCCTCGACGGCCTGGCCACCCACCACGCCTACCTGATCATCCTGGACGGGACGCCGGTCGGCCTGTTCCAGAGCTACCGGCCGGAGGCCGACCCGGTCGGGGAGCGCTACCCGGTCCGGCCCGGCGACGTCGGCATGCACCTGCTGCTGACGGCGGACCGGCCGGCGCCCGGCCTCGCCTCGGCGGTCGTGCCGGCCCTGGTCCGCTTCCTGTTCACCGACCCCACCCGGCAGCGCATCGTCGTCGAGCCGGACGTGCGCAACGACCGCGCGCTGCGCCGGCTGGAACGGGAGGGCTTCACCCTCGACGCCGAGATCGACATGCCGGACAAGCGGGCCCGGCTGGCCTTCCTCACCCGGGACCGGTTCGAGGCCGACCACCCGGTCCCGGCCTGA
- a CDS encoding cytidine deaminase family protein: protein MRDTDRALVQAATAVAKLRCRSENHTVAAAARTTDGRVFTGVNVYHFTGGPCAEVVAIGAAATQGAGELETIVAVGDRGRGVIPPCGRCRQVLLDYFPSIRVIVGPPDALRAVPVTDLLPETYVWSDHQVEVPAGPPRTGVWPMPVVPGSRQAAED, encoded by the coding sequence ATGCGGGACACCGACCGGGCGCTGGTGCAGGCCGCCACCGCTGTCGCGAAGCTGCGCTGCCGCAGCGAGAACCACACCGTCGCCGCCGCCGCGCGGACCACCGACGGCCGGGTCTTCACCGGCGTGAACGTCTACCACTTCACCGGTGGCCCCTGCGCCGAGGTGGTGGCCATCGGCGCCGCGGCCACCCAGGGCGCCGGCGAGCTGGAGACCATCGTGGCGGTGGGGGACCGGGGCCGGGGCGTCATCCCGCCCTGCGGCCGGTGCCGGCAGGTGCTCCTCGACTACTTCCCGTCGATCCGGGTGATCGTGGGGCCGCCGGACGCGCTGCGCGCGGTCCCGGTGACCGACCTGCTACCCGAGACGTACGTCTGGTCGGACCACCAGGTCGAGGTCCCGGCGGGGCCGCCGCGCACGGGTGTGTGGCCCATGCCGGTGGTGCCGGGCAGCCGCCAGGCCGCCGAGGACTGA
- a CDS encoding ABC transporter ATP-binding protein, producing MTAMLSTRDLVAGYETRTVLDGLDLDLPADAFTVIVGPNACGKSTLLRTMARLLTPRRGAVLLDGTAIRDLPTREVARRLGVLPQSPLVPEGITVADLVGRGRQPYQRWWRQWSAEDGRAVEAALAMADVTELADRPVDTLSGGQRQRVWIAMTLAQDTEALLLDEPTTFLDLAHQVEVLDLLHRLRAERGRTVVAVLHDLNQAARYADHLVAMRAGAVVAAGPPREILTVDLVRDVFGLDCVVVPCPVTGAPLVVPALTHTSAVPAATPAPAGASVGDA from the coding sequence GTGACCGCGATGCTGTCCACCCGTGACCTGGTCGCCGGTTACGAGACCCGGACCGTGCTGGACGGGCTGGACCTGGACCTGCCCGCCGACGCGTTCACGGTGATCGTCGGGCCGAACGCCTGCGGCAAGTCCACGCTGCTGCGCACCATGGCCCGGCTGCTCACCCCGCGTCGCGGCGCCGTGCTGCTCGACGGCACGGCGATCCGCGACCTGCCCACCCGGGAGGTGGCCCGGCGCCTCGGCGTGCTGCCGCAGAGCCCGCTGGTGCCGGAGGGGATCACCGTGGCCGACCTGGTCGGCCGGGGCCGGCAGCCCTACCAGCGCTGGTGGCGGCAGTGGTCCGCGGAGGACGGCCGGGCCGTCGAGGCGGCCCTGGCCATGGCCGACGTGACCGAACTCGCCGACCGGCCGGTGGACACCCTCTCCGGCGGGCAGCGGCAGCGGGTCTGGATCGCCATGACCCTGGCCCAGGACACCGAGGCGCTGCTGCTGGACGAGCCGACCACCTTCCTCGACCTGGCCCACCAGGTGGAGGTGCTGGACCTGCTGCACCGGCTGCGCGCCGAGCGCGGCCGGACCGTGGTCGCCGTGCTGCACGACCTCAACCAGGCCGCCCGGTACGCCGACCACCTGGTCGCCATGCGCGCCGGCGCTGTGGTCGCCGCCGGCCCGCCGCGCGAGATCCTCACGGTCGACCTGGTCCGCGACGTCTTCGGGCTCGACTGCGTGGTCGTGCCCTGCCCGGTCACCGGCGCACCGCTCGTGGTGCCTGCCCTCACCCACACCTCGGCCGTTCCGGCCGCCACGCCGGCCCCGGCCGGCGCCTCCGTCGGCGACGCCTGA